The region GCCATCAATAGAGAGGGCACAGTAATTGCCTCTGCCTGGAGGTGTCTGGCAAGTCTTCACAAAGGATGTGACATTTGAGATGAGTCTTCAAGGATGAGAAAGATTTACATAAGGAGAGAGGGAAGTTGAAGTAGAATGAGCAGAATTGTAAAGGCATAAAAGTGAATAACATGTTTTAGCATAGTTGGCTGGCTAGAGTATAGACTTTATAAAGGGGTGGGACTAGAAAGGTAGGTTGAACTTGGAGCAGTTGCCTTAATTATCATGTTAAGGCCTTTGAGACTTATTTTAACATAAATAATCATCCCAACTTTTTGATTAGCTTAAGGTAAAACCTGTTTGGGAGGACAAATCTTTAAGACTGTGAAAGATTCAAAGATACTAGTTAAAAAGCTGTTACGGAGTTAAAGGTCTTATAAATGGATAAAAGTGTTACAAAAGGTagcataaaaataatatacattttctaCACTCATGCAGCTGCTTAATGAGACTGACTATAAATACAGGCAGCTTTCATATTGCCTGTTGACCTAGCAAGCAACTCCCTTACTATAACCATCTCTCACACCCCTGTCCTCCTGACTCCGCTGGATTCATACTCTTTTTGTTGTATTTATGTCTCCAGTGTTCATCTACTTTCACAagcacaaaatgaaacagggtaaGTGAATGAAGTCACTGAAGTGTCTTTCAGCTTTCCCCTGTAATTGtagtccctttctttctcttgtaaCTGGCATCTCTTTACTTATAAACAAGGCCTGTTATCCTAACTCAGCTTAGGAGTTCTCCAGTTAGCTTTTTCTTCGATTTATCTCCTGAAATCGCATCCTCTTCCCCAGCCTTCCCCCAGTTTTGAGTTTTCCATGTGCAGTTCACCAACTTGCCTGTTTAGAGCAGTTTATTTTCACTTAGCTGGATGCTTTACGCACTCCCTCATTACTCATCCTTAATGAAAGATTCTTTATTTCAGGGCAGAGCTAGCCAGCACATTGTTGCAGGAAGTGTAATTATACCTGACAAATAGGAACATGGCACTAATCCCCTAATAACTGAGGTGACTAGGATTACTAGACAGCTGGGAATTGTACAGTACTGGCCACCATTCATCACTTTGGGCAAGAGCATTAAAAGAAGCTTCCTGAGTCTAGTTGTTAATGGCTGAGCTACACTCCTGAACAGTCTCTAATGGAATTGTTTCCATGTGGGACAGCGCCCAGACAAAGCAACACCAGCTGGAACAGATTCAGAGTATGAATAATATGATTGGACTTAGAGAATTATAAATAATAACAAGGTTCTGTTTTACATAAAACTAAAATGCATGTTAGTAATATTTTCCCCTGTTGCACATCTGGCTTTAAACCTCAGTATTGTAGCAAGCACAAAAAAGCtaataatttaaaactaaaattgtttcttttataGTTGGACCCTGGACGTTTTTTGCACTCAGGGACCCAGGCACCCCAGTGCCTTGTTGCTCACTTGGATAACCAGGTTCCAACTGAGAGTCCCAGAGCTATTTCCCGCACTCTTGAGAATGATCCGGTGAGTTGCTAATGTGTGTATGGATTTTTTTCAGGGCTTATAATTTGTTTGCCATTGTTTTGTATATCAGGAAAACTGAAACCAAAGGAAGGGAAGCAGATTTACATACAGTCAGACAATGTACCTGAGACAGCATTCTGGAGCCTTCATCTTCCCCAACCCTATCTGATACTCTAGTAACATAACTCAGGCAGATCAGTCTGTATCTGTTCTGATTTAATGCCTGCCATTGAACTCACTTCATGCTATCAGTTTTGTTATATATAGAGTGGGTACCTAGTAAACACTTAAATACTCAATATCTTAGAAGTTAAATTTAGTAGTTATTATTGATCTTACTGTATGATGGGTTAGCAAACTTTTCCTTCAGGGACCAGATAACAAATATTTTAGACATAGGAGCCAAAGTGATCTCTGTTACAGCTGCTTAGCTCTGCCATAAACAAATGGCTGTGCTCCAGTAGAACTTTATGAAAATAGATAGCCCGTCATCGTCTACCAACCCTGGTTTGGAGAATCCTAAGAAATCGACTTACAGGCCCAGGATCACATACCAGGGCAGTAACCAATCTGGTTGCATTTTCTACTTCCGGTCCCATTAGGCTAAACACTTATTTCTCATTCCTCAGTATTATTGTTGCCTCTTATAAATGAAATCAGTTGTGTGATCTGTGCCTAAATGTGAAGGGAACCAGtagtttctctctccctttttgtcCCTACCCTTGCCCTCTTGAGTTGTCCCATCTTAACATATGCTGCACATgtggaatggaaaaaaataactcaTTACCCCAAGACACCATCTCAGCAGGGTGTGTTGTATTTATGTCTCCAGCGTTCATCTACTTTCACAagcacaaaatgaaacagggtaaGTGAATGAAGTCACTGAAGTGTCTTTCAGCTTTCCCCTATAATTGTAGTCCCTTTATCTGCCAGTTCCTCTGGGGTTTCCATGGCAACAGTGGCATGCAGATGATCTTGTCACGTGATTGGAGCGTCTCTATACACAGCACAGAAGAATCCAGATGGCAAGAATTGTCTCTGCTGCCTCCACATCTAGGGTTTATGTTGCTGAGCAACTGGCTGCATCATTCAGGCCAATACAAGCTTTATGTTCAATATATGCACTGTGGATCTGGGGACAACAGTGAACATTTTTGTCTAAGATAAGAAAGAatagaatatcttttccagctctGAGAACTGTTTCTTCAGTAGCATCTAGAAAGCCCTTGATGCTTTCTCAAAGGCTTTGTCACTCTCCATTATActtgtttgcatttttatttcctaGGCCAAGCATGGGGAGCAGCATGTGGGTCAGCACTACAACATATCCATCCAAGAACTGAAGACTGTGTTCCCCCATGGCCTGCCTCCTCGCTTTGTGATGCAGGTGCTCAAGACGGGAGGGCTTTGGAGGGAACTTGTAACACAAGGTGTTGATAGCAGAGGTGTAGAATTAAATGAGTAGGAAACTGAAAGATTTAATTTGAATCTTCAAAAAGGTAAATTCAgctattgattttcttttgtgaataatgctgttactATTATCACTTTAAGCAGATCTGAAGTTAACCAATTTAAATCCTTTTTGAAGCCAGGCAAAATATTCTTAAGTAAATAATACCCTACTCTTTTTTCTTGTGTTACCCAACAGATTTCTAGAAACTTCAGCCttcaaaaattgttaaaaattaatttaatattggCTTTAGCAAAATATCCTGAAAATAGTTAATATGTGTAGAAAAACAAAAACGTATTCATGAGTCAGAAACAACATATGGATTAGATGCATCACTCATTGTTCTTCAGTCTCATGGGTTTTCAGAAAATAGTTTTGTAGTCATAACATCAACCCAAAGAATGTGATCTTCGGTTGCCTTAATAGCCAGTGAAAGAATTCAGTTAACTGGAAGCAGGATTTATTGGCAAAACTGGTTCTTTGGCTAATTCCTGCTCAATTATTTTCAGTCTCAGAAATTATTCCTTCTTACTGAAGTATCAAGCTTGGCTGTGCGGGTGACATTTAGCTTAGAAGCCAGAGGATGTCGTTTCTTCAATGTGCTTTATTTCAAGAGATGAGATGAGACGCCAGTAAAGGAGCTAACTCTCGACATAGACGCTAATCAAAAATTTTGTTGTTTGGAAATAGGGCACAATTAGAAGAAATCATTACTTTAAACTGTTCCAGGACATTCGTAGTGCAATCTCTAACGTGGTTCTGAGGGTCTAACTTTATCCCAGGTTGCTTTCAGAATGGCTTACCCACCACTGCTTTGGAGGGAATTACTCGTTCTTTCCATGGCTTCCATTTACGTAAAAAGCCCACCCCTGACTGTTGTCTGTGTATTTAGTACCGTCATGTTGCCTAATAACAGCATTTCCGTTTTAATATCTGTATCATGTTTTTGAAGTTTTCACTTTCTGTTAAGTTTGAACTTACCTGTCAAAGTCCTCTTCCAATCCAGTTGTTTGGttaggattaaaaaataataataataacattattttaacCCTTATCTAACATACTTGTGAGTAGTATTTGTTAGATATTTACCtttatcaatcagttcagttcagttcagtcgctcagtcgtgtccgactctttgtgaccccatgaatcgcagcacgccagtcccccctgtccatcaccatctcccggagttcactcagactcacgtctgtcgagtcggtgatgccatccagccatctcatcctctgtcgtccccttttcctcctgcccccaatccctcccagtatcagagtcttttccaatgagtcaactcaatACACattattaaatactttatttGCAAACCATTTTCACACATATCACTGCTTCCCAAATTTTTCCACCAAACTATTCCTGGTGGCTAAAaggagattaatttttttaaaaaaggaattaattttttGTGTTAGTTCTCTGATATATCCATATGCTGGTATTGTCAAGTATGGCCTCATAGCTGAGGCAACTGGTCACACCTGCTCTTGAGCTGGTACATATATAGTTCTGAGAAAAGTGTAAGTGGTTACAGTAAGAActagctaaaaataaattttaaagaataaacaggCTTCATGCCATCAGCTAATTTGATGATTAGCATGTATCAGATACCTTGTTCAGCATTTTACACATTTGTAATATTTGTATCAACCTTAAGTAGTATGCATAATTATGTTATGAGACATCAGAATTATTTGTACATTTCAATTAACTAATCTTCATTTACAGATATAATCAAAAGCTGACTGTTATGTGCTTGGTGTGGGAtgatgtgttttaatttttagctaAATTACATGGTTAAATTTTCAAATTCAATACCAACATCCTTtaactgaataaatgaacagTAGGCAGTTTGATTCTATGGTTGCTGTATTAGGCTTGGTGTATATTACCAGAACTGGCTAGAAGTTCCAGCCCCaccctttcctccctcttttcccGTCTTGTTAGGTGAAGACATTCAATGAAGCTTGCCTGATGGTAAGGAAACCAGCCCTCGAGCTTCTGCATTACCTGAAAAACACCAATTTTGCTCACCCAGCCGTACGATATGTTCTCTGTATCCTTTCCTGCTTGCCTGGGCTGTCTGAGCCAGTGCTTTCCTCCCTCAAATGTGGGAAAAAGAAATGCTTTATTTCTTGACAGTGGAAGTGTCCCTTTTGGTAGTGTTTTCTTTAACAGCAAGTGCTTTAGATGGCGAGAAGGGAACAGGAAAAACCCTCAGTCTTTGCCATATTATTCATTTCTGTGCAAAACAAGACTGGCTGATACTGCATATTCCAGATGGTAAGAACTTCCTCCCCTCACTCTGTTGGGGTTATTCTGTTACTGTGGTGGCACTGTGACCTCAGTTTTCTGGCAGGGCTCTGCTCCAGAGGCAGATTGGTGCGAGCTAGTTCGGGAGCCTTTTGGTAACATAAATGAAGTATTTTGGCCCCGCAGTCCTCTGGGAGGTGCAGTCCTCTGGTGGTTGCCTCACGCCCATGAGCATGAACTCCCACCTCTGCGTTCACCACAGACTTTGTGCCATCAGCTAACAACCATGAGACCCACAGAGCCTTTGCCATGGCACTGCTTGCCAGCATTCTGGGTTGTCGGCATgaagtttaaaaatcaaactCTCATACTTCATACATATCCctccttgttttgtttctttagtacataattttacttatttttgattgccctgggtcttcatcgctatctgtgggctttctctagttacagcgagCAGAGGCTACTTTTTgttacagtgcatgggcttctcattgcagtggcctctcttgttgcagtgtgCGGACTCAGTAGTTACAGAGGATGAGGTCAGTTGCTCTGCGGCACATGGAATCTTGCCAGACCGGGggttaaacccatgtcccctgcattggcaggtggattcttaaccactggaccatcagggaagtccctgtctctcCTTGCTTTGTTCAGTGTTGTTTGTATCGACATATTCTAACTAAAACTGCGAAGaagctactgctactgctaaagtcgcttcagtcgtgtctgactctgtgcggccccatagacggcagcccaccaggctcccctgtccctgggattctccatgcaagaacactggagtgggttgccatttccttctccaatgcatgaaagtgaaaagtgaaagcgaaaggtgacctttaatccatttgttTGTGTATTGTGTACAGTGATAATATTTACGATGGACTAGACCAAAAAATAAACCTCTGAAGCAGGGAGGCTTTAAGAAATATATGTGGGAATCTAAAGTCATCTCCCATAACAGAAAGGGGCATGGAGTATTTTGAGTTGAATACAGTCAGTTCCTacctagtttgttttcttttgccttttgatTAGCTCATCTTTGGGTGAAAAACTGCCGGGATCTTCTGCAGTCCACCTACAACAAACAGCGCTTTGATCAACCTTTAGAAGCTTCAGTCTGGCTGAAGAATTTCAAAACTGCAAATGAGCGTTTCTTGAGTCAGGTGACTAGACTCCCAGAAGTTTGGTGCTGGACAGTCCTTaagattttatcttctttgtgCCCTAAGTACCAGTAGACTATGGAGAACTAACATTGTAGTTGGGATAACTataccattttttatttctttcatacaTTTATTCACAGTGAGTTCATACCCTAAAACTCATTTATGCATGGGAAACAGAGGCAGCAGTAAGCTGTCTGCATCTGGTGTGGAGCAAAAGGAAGTCCAGACAGATTCATTGACTTTTCCAAGGTGACAGCCTAAAATCCTCTAACAAACATTTCAACTACGTAATTTTTTCCAGATTGGATCTTTTAGGAACCAGAAACagatttgtaaaattattttcaagtgatTCTTGTTCACAGTCTCTAGGCTAGGGGTTTTCAACTCTGGATATAAGTCAGAATCACCTAGGAGCTTGTTAAAAATTCAGATAGCAAGGCTTCATCCTGGGCCTTTTTAATCAGAATCCCTTAtgttttttcttgtgtttctttatgCTCCAGGCAAAAATGGGCTACAAAGCATTCACTTTCTGCTGAGGTCTCTTACTCGGCTTGAAAAATAGATTAAAGCTGACTGCTAATAACCTTAACCTCCTACCCTACCTTCCTAGCTAGGGATGGGTTCATTCTCAGGCTAAGTGGCCTTTTTtggtctttgttttatttttagataaaagTTCAAGACAAGTATGTCTGGAATAAGCGAGAAAGCACTGAGAAAGGCAGTCCTCTGGCAGAAGTAGTTGAACAGGTATTAAAAAAAGACGGAACTTGTACTCTGTCATAACCAGAGACAGCCCCTTGTAGAACTGCAGTCCACTGTCTCTCTTCCCCTACAGGGCATAATGCGAGTGAGGAATGCCACAGATGCAGTTGGGATTGTGCTTAAAGAGCTAAAGAGGCAAAGTTCTCTGGGTATTTTTCGCCTCCTGGTGGCAGTGGATGGAGTCAATGCTCTCTGGGGAAGGACCACACtgaaaagagaagataaaagcCTGGTAGGAAAACTAAGTTTCTCTATTTTGGTTTCCCTGATTTCAGGAATCATATATGTAGGTTGAGACATAGCCTTTTAAACCAGGCAGtatattttcttgcttttggAATATATGAAATAAGATGTATAGTGAAAATAGtatcagaaggactgatactgttATCCACTGAACACCAAGAGCATGACAGCAAAAGCTGTGTTTCCTTTTCACGattttttctattatcttttcaaaatgatGTTCCCTATTCTAAGCAGAGACGATCAGAAGCATCAAGGAAATAAGTGGTTTAGGGCAGTGGTTATTTTCCCCACTGTTTTTAATCTCCAGAAGCATGGCAGTTTGAGGACCAGTGGCCACGTAGCTTATCCCAGAGTTGTACCTCCAGGTACATGGCTCTGTAGTTTGTTGTTTTCTGGCCACGCAGCCAAAGtacttgtgagatcttagttccccaatcaaaGACTGAAGTTggacccttggcagtgagagcacggagtcctaactactgggccaccagagaaatcccggTTGAGGATTTTTTGGATGTTGTCAGTGCAACTATCTCAGGAGAGCATCCAGGTAAAGCACGTAATGTTCTCTTCtccccctctcttctccttctccctctcacaCGTTGACCAATATGCAGATTGCCCCAGAAGAACTAGCCCTTATTTACAACCTGAGGAAAATGGTGAAAAATGATTGGGTGAGTACATACAATGCCTaacacatttcagaaaaaaatgtattttcattttaaagatgtttgATTCCTTCATTGCTAATACTTACCAGTCTCTAAGTACATGGACAGAAAGTTCTTATATCTTACTTAATGTCTGTAATTTGGCTTATCTCTCCACTTGACTATAATACACTTATtcaaaaccttttttttaaaaaatattggcatAATTTCACTTTACTGCATTTGTTcaagatgtttttatttcttaccaACTTTGGAGAGGATTTTGATAAATTTAAGATCATGTAGCAATTTATTGTCAGAATCAAATCACAAATAATTTAGTTGCCATTTAACTGTtctatatggcaaaaaaaaaaaaatctgcagatgcttaaaatgcatttttctgtCTTGCTGAAATtcagctttttcttctttctttcagcaaGGAGGTGCCATTGTGTTGACTGTGAGCCAGACTGGGTCTCTCTTTAAGCCCCGGAAAGCCTACCTGCCCCAGGAGTTGCTGGGAAAGGTCCGATCACAAAGTTTGTTTACTTTAGTCATTCTGTctgaagatacacacacacacatatagggaCATAATTTCAGACTTGGAGAAAAATCATATTCCTCTGCACTTTAACTAGTGTTAGCtaaagtgttagtgttagttaACACTTGTTAACTAAAATGTTAACACTTTACCATGTTTGCTTTactctttctctccatctttttttttttttcctgaattatgTGATAGTAACCTGAGATACTCtttcgagtcccttggactgcaaggagatccaaccagtccatcctaaaggagatcagtcctgggtgttcattggaaggactgatgctgaggctgaaactccagtactttggccacctcatgcgaagagttgactcattggaaaagaccctgatgctgggagggattgggggcaggaggagaaggggacgacagaggatgagatggctggatggcatcactgactcgatggatgtgagtttgagtgaacaccgggagttggtgatggacagggaagcctggcgtgctgtggttcatggagtcacaaagagtcggacacaactgagcgactgaactgaactgaacctgagaTATGATGCCCTGTTTTAtatcttgaaaatgaaagtcgctttcactttcatcctcatctcatcctctgtcgtccccttctcctcctgcccccaatccctcccaccatcagagtctttgccaatgagtcaactcttcacatgaggtggccaaagtactggagcttcagctttagcatcattccttccaaagaaatcccagggctgatatccttcagaatggactggttggatctctttgcagtccaagggactctcaagagtcttctccaacaccacagttcaaaagcatcaattcttcggtgctcagccttcttcacagtccaactctcacatccatacatgaccactggaaaaaccatagccttgactagacggaaagtcgctcagtcatgtctaactctttgcaactccgtggactatgcagtccatggaattctccaggccagaatactggagtgagtagccattcccttctccatgggatcttcccaacccagggatcgaacctggctctcctgcattgcaggtgttttctttactagctgagccacaagggaagtcccagaatactggagtgggtagcctagcctttctccagggcatcttcctaacccaggaatcgaactagggtttcctgcattgcaggtggattcttcaccgactaaactatcagggaagcactCATTATATGCATATTTCTAAAATCAAAGATACTCTAACGTATAACCACATCCCAATtaccaaaatcagaaaattaacattGACGGTTATCTGTGTAATATATTCTGGTTTTGCCAGTTTTCCTTTACAGGGAAAGAAAGTCCTGGATAATGCACCACACTTACCGTCATGTCTTCAGCCTCCTCTAATCTGGTCCAGATCCTCAGTCTTTTATAACCTTCAtatttatctctgtttttgaagAGTATATGCTAGTTATCTTATATTGGGTTACTTTATGGGTTTGTCTGATGTGTTTTTCTTGAGTATATGGGATGTTAGAAGTTATACTGTGTCTTCTCAGTGCATAACATCTGAAAGCACATAAGGCTTGTTTCTCCTCTTGCTGGCAGTATAAACTTTGAACACTTGGTTAAGGTGATGTCCACTTTGTCTCCTTAACAAAGTTACTCTTTCCTTTCAGAATGAATAAATATCTCATGAAGATATACTTTGAGACTTTATTTCTCAAGCTTCCCCTT is a window of Ovis aries strain OAR_USU_Benz2616 breed Rambouillet chromosome 1, ARS-UI_Ramb_v3.0, whole genome shotgun sequence DNA encoding:
- the DAP3 gene encoding small ribosomal subunit protein mS29 isoform X4 → MEALKAALRRRGSRGSHDSACGQQNSSSGWAYAYSTAATLPLTPRRSTGIMLKGMTRLVSRVHKLDPGRFLHSGTQAPQCLVAHLDNQVPTESPRAISRTLENDPAKHGEQHVGQHYNISIQELKTVFPHGLPPRFVMQVKTFNEACLMVRKPALELLHYLKNTNFAHPAVRYVLYGEKGTGKTLSLCHIIHFCAKQDWLILHIPDAHLWVKNCRDLLQSTYNKQRFDQPLEASVWLKNFKTANERFLSQIKVQDKYVWNKRESTEKGSPLAEVVEQGIMRVRNATDAVGIVLKELKRQSSLGIFRLLVAVDGVNALWGRTTLKREDKSLIAPEELALIYNLRKMVKNDWQGGAIVLTVSQTGSLFKPRKAYLPQELLGKEGFDTLDPFIPILVSNYNPKEFEACIQYYLENSWLQHEKAHTEEGKKELLFLSNRNPGLLERLCAYL
- the DAP3 gene encoding small ribosomal subunit protein mS29 isoform X7, which codes for MEALKAALRRRGSRGSHDSACGQQNSSSGWAYAYSTAATLPLTPRRSTGIMLKGMTRLVSRVHKLDPGRFLHSGTQAPQCLVAHLDNQVPTESPRAISRTLENDPAKHGEQHVGQHYNISIQELKTVFPHGLPPRFVMQVKTFNEACLMVRKPALELLHYLKNTNFAHPAVRYVLYGEKGTGKTLSLCHIIHFCAKQDWLILHIPDAHLWVKNCRDLLQSTYNKQRFDQPLEASVWLKNFKTANERFLSQGIMRVRNATDAVGIVLKELKRQSSLGIFRLLVAVDGVNALWGRTTLKREDKSLIAPEELALIYNLRKMVKNDWQGGAIVLTVSQTGSLFKPRKAYLPQELLGKEGFDTLDPFIPILVSNYNPKEFEACIQYYLENSWLQHEKAHTEEGKKELLFLSNRNPGLLERLCAYL
- the DAP3 gene encoding small ribosomal subunit protein mS29 isoform X3 — encoded protein: MLQSFLHKIQTNLSGAQPTPPPLAYFPAPSPSRSPPVRDTPAPPPGGTSRTGIMLKGMTRLVSRVHKLDPGRFLHSGTQAPQCLVAHLDNQVPTESPRAISRTLENDPAKHGEQHVGQHYNISIQELKTVFPHGLPPRFVMQVKTFNEACLMVRKPALELLHYLKNTNFAHPAVRYVLYGEKGTGKTLSLCHIIHFCAKQDWLILHIPDAHLWVKNCRDLLQSTYNKQRFDQPLEASVWLKNFKTANERFLSQIKVQDKYVWNKRESTEKGSPLAEVVEQGIMRVRNATDAVGIVLKELKRQSSLGIFRLLVAVDGVNALWGRTTLKREDKSLIAPEELALIYNLRKMVKNDWQGGAIVLTVSQTGSLFKPRKAYLPQELLGKEGFDTLDPFIPILVSNYNPKEFEACIQYYLENSWLQHEKAHTEEGKKELLFLSNRNPGLLERLCAYL